The genomic interval cacaagcattcctatacaccaataacagacttaaagagagccaaatcaagaacaaactgccatttacaactgctacaaagagaataaaatacctaggaatacaactaacaaaggatgtaaaggaactcttcaagaactacaaaccactgctcaaagaaataaaagaggacacaaacagagaaaaacattccatgctcatggttaggaagaatcagtatcatgaaaatggccatactgcccaaagtaattatagattcaacgctatccccattaagctaccaatgatcctcttcacagaaccagaaaaaaatcaccttaaacttcatatggaagcaaaagaaagcctgcatagccaagtcaattctaagcaaaaagaacaaagctagaagcatcacactacccaacttcaaactatactacaaggatacagtaataaaacagcatggtactggtaccaaaacagagatatagaccaatggaacagaacagaagcctcgaaggcaatgccatacatctacaaccatctgatctttgacaaacctcacaaaaacaagcaatggggaaaggattccctgtttaataaatggtgttaggaaaactggttagtcatgtgcagaaagcagaaaatggaccccttcctgacaccttacactaaaattaactccagatggattaaagacttaaacgtaagacctatcACTAtaacaaccctagaagaaaacctaggcaaaaccattcaggacataggcataggcaaggacttcatgactaaaaacaccaaaagcattgcaacaaaagccaaaatagacaaacaggatctaattaaactccagagcttctgtacagcaaaagaaacaatcattagaatgaactggcaaccaacagaatgggaaaaaatatttgcaatctacccatctgacaaagggctaatatccagaatctaaaaagagctaaaacagatttacaagaaaaaaaacaaacccatccaaaaatggcaaaggagatgaacagacacttttcaaaagaagacatttatgaggccaagaaacacatgaaaaaatgttcatcatcactggtcattagagaaatgcaaatcaaaaccacattgagacaccatctcacgccagttagaatggcaatcactaaaaaatctgagagacaacagatgctgaagaggatgtggagaaataggaacacttttgactgttggtggtagtgtaaattagttcaaccattgtggaagacagatttctcaaggacctagaaatagaaattctgtttgattcagcaatcccattactgggtacatatccaagggattataaatcattccattataaagacacatgcacacgtatattcactgcagcactgttcacaatagcaaagacctggaaccaatcgaaatgcccattgatgatagactggatagggtaaatgtggcacatatataccatggaatactatgcagccataaaaaatgatgagttcgtgtcctttgtagggacatggatgaatctggaaaccatcattctcagcaaactgacacaagaagagaaaatcaaataccacatgttctcactcatgggcagtgttaaacaatgagaacacctggacacgggggtgggggggggggcattacacactggggtctattgggaggggctaggggagggattggggcctggggaggttggggagggataacatgggggagaaatgccaacTATAAGTGAACAGGggaatggaggtagcaaaccacattgccttgtatgtacctatgtaacaatcctgcatgatctgcacatgtatcccagaacctaaagtataattaaaaaataattaattaaaatttaaatgaaataaaaaagatttgtaATACTATGGCAGTGGTACATAAGCAAGcctaaacaatatataaaaagtattctCCCTTTtgacaatgtttttcttttttgactatttttcttaaacttgagaatatcaattttaaatatatataagctTCTGTACTATGGTTTTGCAACCatacaaaaaattacaattatAATCAAGAAACAATCATATTCCTCAGCAGATCATTCTCCTTTATTTCTGATTCTCAGAAAACTACTACTCTTCCAGTAAATATTATTTGGGGCACAAAGTTATCATCTACTAAAATCTACtgctgcattaaaaaataaacaggtaaaGAGAGGGGAAAGGCTAACTTAACagcaaaaaacagaaagtaggaAAATACTATTGTGATATTATGTCTCTTCCTTTATAATGTCAAATATTTAGTTAGCATATCTTTTCATGCTTTTGCAAAGTCTTTCATAATTATCCTTCAaacactttaaagaaaatttactttttgaaaagcATGAAGTTAAAAGAGAGAGTGGTCATGAATTATCTCTTAAAGATGCTTTTTGTCTTTCATGAGTGATGATGACAAATTTCCAGATTGGTGAGCATAAAGCTGTGTCAACACATGACCCATCTGAAATCCCACTGATTTTACTAACTCCCTAACCTCTGTGCCTCAAAAACATTATCATGTAGACTTCACCAAAGGTGCAGGGACACTTTATTATAAACTGGTTTAATTAATATATCCTGTAActtatacaaaaaattttttatttcaaatgagaATTAAGTCATtgcaaaaacaataaattaataaaacagggTTATGAACACTAcagtaaatcaaaaccaaattttCCTGTGGGTTAAGTAATGCTTAAAAAGCTAAATGTAGAAAGATTTTACAGGGCACTAGTTTCAAGGAAGttataactttataaaattgagataaaatttatttcatatactTACCACTAATGTTAAGAGTTcgaaataaatctataaataatcTACAGCATTTCCTAATTTAATATTCTACACTGTTTAAAGTAGTTTTAAACTTACCCAAATGAAGTAATGTAAACTGGGCTGCCAGTTCCTTTGCATCTTCTAAGGTAGTACAGAGTTTATCTGGCATGAAGTAACTCTGGGATCCATTTGCAATAGCAGGAATAACTATCTTATATACCAAGAGTACTTTCCCATCTTGACTTGTTgttgaatataaataatattctgGTGGTGCccaattatttttgttgcaataaTAATCTAAATGCATTACTGCAGAATTAAAATGACTGGATTTTAAAGAATACATACTAATTGGAGTAAGCTTGGTTCCAGGATAAAAAGGGTAAGTGCATCTTTCAACTTCAGGTGGACTTGGGCTATGCTGACCATTGAGACGAGCAGGAAGAGTTGGCAGCTTGCCTAGAGTTTTTGGGTGGCTCTCTTCTTTGTTAGCAAACACAATCAGATTTTCAGAACTGGGACTAATCTGACCATTAAGATGCTGTCTCcaagtgttttctttgtttactgGTTTAGCTAGTGTTACCTCAATACTTGCTCCGTCAATGAATTTTCCATTCATAACAGACATGGCAGCCACTGCATCTTCTCGGTTGAAAAAGTGAACAAAAGCATAATCTCTAAGTTTCTTTACTCGTTCAACTGCACCCGGCTTAAATTTATTGAATTCTGCTTTAATTGTTTCCTCTGTAGTTGAGATCATTAAATTTCTTACATAGAGAACTTTAACTCTCTGCATGGTTTCCTCATCCACCTCTTTCTCGGGGTCAGCCCAATCTACCTGAATGGTGTGGCCCCATAGTTGAAATgttcctgtaaaaaaaaaaaaaaattaatttgaagagaattaaaacaaaaaataaagttaaagatGTTCAGTAAAATTGtttccccagagaaacagaaactcaaCTACACATCAATAAATTTGGTTaagcatttgttttctattcataCAAAAGTTTTTACTGACGCAAACAACTAGAATGTATGATGTAATTTAAGAATAGAACAAATACACCTCAAAGGTAGGTCTTTATCAGAAGAATTAAGTGTTGCCCTTTGGGTTTTTATTAAACAACAATTAATAGTTCAAAGTGTATACATTCAGTAAATATACCATAAAGAGGACTCACTTTATAGGAacaatttcttgtattttagaatCATGTGATTTTACTTCATTACTTAAACAATTCTTTATTCCTCTAAGTggcattatatattttgataatattgATCCATGGGATACTATCATATCTCCATATTTGTAGTAAGGTTAACACTGGAAAATAACCTTTAAAAGAATCTATTTACCTGGAATTAGTTTCCTCCTTGCCATAGCAGCAGCTCTGTGAGATTCATATTCCACAAATGCAAAACCACGATTTTTGGTCTTATCGATTGCACTTGGATAAACAATGACATCTACAACTCCTTCTGTAACTTTCTTCATTTCatctaaaatttcttctttcttcttttccttgggAATAGCTCCAATAAATAATCTGCAATTATCCAAGCTTACACACACACCGATAAACTTCCCTGGTCGAATCTCATAATTATTAAGAATTCTAATGGCTAACTGGGCTTCTTCTTTTGTAGTATACATCACAAAAGCATAACCTCGATTTTCACCACTAAATTCCATCATAAGTCGAAATTCATATATCTTCCCAGCTCTTTCAAATACAGGAACTAACTCATCTTCATACATATCACGAGGTATTTTTCCTACAAAAACTTCACAGCCTCTAGGTGGGGGGGGACCTTCCcaacctgaaaaacaaaaatgaatggacACATAAATTCTAATCAGATATCTGTATTCACCtttcaatcatttattcattcaacaaatttgcTGTGCTATGTGCCACTCAGAATTCTAGGTCTTGGGCATACAACAGTGGATAAAATAAAGCCCCTTCCCATATGAAGCTAATATTCAATAGAAAAGGGAGACAGTAAGTCAATGATAAGCACTATGAAGAAAATCAAGGAAGAGGTCAGGCAAATCTCTGGGTACATGAGATTTAAGCAGAGCCCTGAATAGATTGAGGGAGTAAGCCCTGAGGATTATCTGGAAAAAGGgcattcagaaagaagaaaaagcaagtacTGTACTTTATATGTCAGAGTGACATAGATTATGGAAGCTTGTACAGCTAGTGTGTacttgagaaaggaagaaagtggtAAGTGCTGAAGCCACTGAGATAACCAGAagccatattttcattttaagtgtGATACACTGGAGGATTTTTGAGCAAAGAAATTATACTGGCTATTGGTAGAAAGGTGAAACATTCTATTTGcctgttttctttggttttctagTTTAAACACCACTCACCTACTCACTGATGTTTCAAATTCTTCCACAGATGATCTCCTCTTTAACACCTAGAGTAGCACCCTTTTCCCCAACTTCCTAATCCTGACTTCTTTCTCAACCTAGCCCAGCTTCTTTCTCAACTGCTTCTAAGACCAAGAGCAGGGCTGAAAAAATGCAAGGGTAAGTTATGAGTAACAATGATAATCTAACTCTCCACAACAGTAAAAACAATTGTCTTAAAGCAGTTATAAGGAGAGAgctattgtttggaatacttgTGGGGATACACATCTAATCTACATAATGAGGttaaagattaaatttaaaagactgtAAACAAATCCACACCTGGAGGAGGACCACCAAATTTCCTCTGTCCGTTTTCCTGAACCATGTTATAACCAGTCTTTTCCATCAAAGCAAGTAATGCTGCTTCATTTTGAGTACCAGTTCGAACTTTACTGCATCCGTTTGTTCCATcagtattttcttcattcatggTTACAGTtcctaaaataaagtttaataacACTGTTTAAGTTTATGACAGAATACCAAGAATCTACAAAGCATTTCTTTGGGTTGCACAAAAACACAGTTGTGGCGGGGATGTTTAATTAGCCTTCATTGTCCTCTGAGGTTCTGCCCCAAGGCTCTTCCCCAGTGGAAATTTGGAAACTTCACTGATCAATTATGCAGCACCTTTAAGCCTTAAGAAAGGGatgcaaacaataaaaaagacaaaggaacaaagaatgggaaaacaaaagtacgtgaaagagaagaaaaagtaaagcaaagaGAATAAGAGCAAAATATAAGCCATCAATGAATATACCTGCCAATCTACATAGCCCAAAgtttaaatcattttatcataCAGGCCTTTATCATACAGGCCAACAGGAATTTTCTGTGACTTACACTTGTCAGATACACATAGCCTAATGTTAAACTGCTCACCATCAGCGATCCTCAAGAGCTTCGCCAGTTACCAGAAATTGAACAGATGGCTGGAATAAGTAAACAGAGCATCAAATCAACCCTGTTCCTATCTACTAGAAGTTGTTACCAGAGAGAACAGAGAACACAACCACTTATCATCTGAGCAGAAACAGGAGCTACTGTGAATTCCAGTTGGCAGCAACTTAAAGTTGTATCAACAGATGAGTAGGAGCTAGGGTAGAAGAGGTGAGATCTATATTGaccacatatataaaaatgtattttaatttttaaaaaaatgaacttaatTAGCATACCCTTTAGGGgttttttccctaaaaaaaaaaaaaaccaaggtttTGATTTATTCTGTCTCTCGGTTAATTCTGTATCTCTCTCATTTAGTGTTACCATGAATAACTGCAAACATTAAAATTCACAGAACGGAGGGTACATGGGGAAAGCTATTTTGACTTTCAATAGAGCCttctatattataaataaaaaccaaGTCATCACagcataacatttttaaagtatgaaatttTGAGTCACAGCCCTTTCATTTCAGACTTCCAAGTTGTGCAATCGGGCAGTTTATTCAATTTCTTTACATCTTAGTCTCTTCATTTGAAAATGGAGTATCAATACAAGTTACCACAAGGCTGCTGCTAAAATTTGTGGAAATTATGTATGTAAAAGGCTTGTTGAGTTTCCCTAAAGAGTCAAATAAAGGTTAGTTCTGATAAATACTAGAAAACAGTGCTTCCTAATTTTTTGTGCACCCACACTGCTATCACAGGAATcacttgttttctttcagaaatatctttcattttctcaaaGGTTGAGGCACACATGTGATATGGTAGATACATACCTAGGGAGGAGTACCAGCATCTTTACTGTAAATTCTGTCATGAGGGTGGAAGTGGAAAGGATGTCCACAAAGAATCACTGCTCTAATGCAAATGAAACTGTCACTGAGTTATCCTCAATAGTACTTGGTATAGCAGAAGCTCTGGAGACAGACTTTCTGTATTCAAATCCTTTCTTTTCACCTACTAGCTATATAATTTTGTGTAAGGTACTTAGCTCCTCTatacctcaatttcctcatctgcgaTATGCAGATAATGCCTATCTCAGAGATTTTATGAATTACAAATCAGTTAACTGgtataaaaaaaatcttctaggAGTCCTTTTTTTGGCTTAGACAATACAAATATTTACCAATACCAATTTTTATGCATACATTGGATCCATTCAAATCATTAAACATCTACAAATAACTATGGCTTTGAAAACAACTGCTCAGTTTATCTTTAGAGTAACTGGCTTCAAAATAAAGCTATGAAACAAGATTAAAAACAGGCTGAGAATACTGTTCATAAGAGGTTCTATTTACTTAATAGGTCTATTAGAAATGCCAGGACACTTCCACTCGTTCTCTCTAATCTCTAAGCTAGTGGAAGCTACTTATCACTGCTAAAAGAAACTTACTCTTTCCATATAAGCaatggaagaaactgaggcttagagagagaAACCATACTACCGCCCAAGATcacagagccagaattcaaacccaggctctCTTCATCACAAATATCCCTTCCAAGAAAAAATTTTGGCAAATCTTCTGTTAAAACTTTACCTGAAAGTCTCCTAAAGAACAGGAAACCCAAGTTAGCTTTTATGCAAACAGAATATTCAGAAATAATAAGTTGTCAATGCTAAATTTGGTAGCCTTTAAGTCCTTCctagttttaaaatatctgaatttttgcTTGAGTAGTGACTCCTTGGTGACATCCTTTCTACTTCCATCCTCATGACAAACTCCACTGCAGAAACACTAACACTCTTCTGAGTGGTAATGAATATAGCTACAAAAACATCCTATTATACATATCACCATATATAgtctttttacagttttaaagcTGCTTTCAggctatttttatattacatcCAATGTAAtaattctgggggaaaaaaaaacaaggcaagaAAGTAGCTCATGAACTcacagagcaggcgtccccaaactgcggccccctgaggccatttatccggccccccgccgcacttcaggaaagggcacctctttcattggtggtcagtgagaggagcacagtatgtggtggccctctaatggtctgagggacagtgaactggcctcctgtgtaaaaagtttggggatgcctgttacAGAGTTTCTAATTCACGTCCCTAAGCCTAGTATCTCTAAGTCCAGTTT from Saimiri boliviensis isolate mSaiBol1 chromosome 3, mSaiBol1.pri, whole genome shotgun sequence carries:
- the RBM46 gene encoding putative RNA-binding protein 46 isoform X1, with the protein product MNEENTDGTNGCSKVRTGTQNEAALLALMEKTGYNMVQENGQRKFGGPPPGWEGPPPPRGCEVFVGKIPRDMYEDELVPVFERAGKIYEFRLMMEFSGENRGYAFVMYTTKEEAQLAIRILNNYEIRPGKFIGVCVSLDNCRLFIGAIPKEKKKEEILDEMKKVTEGVVDVIVYPSAIDKTKNRGFAFVEYESHRAAAMARRKLIPGTFQLWGHTIQVDWADPEKEVDEETMQRVKVLYVRNLMISTTEETIKAEFNKFKPGAVERVKKLRDYAFVHFFNREDAVAAMSVMNGKFIDGASIEVTLAKPVNKENTWRQHLNGQISPSSENLIVFANKEESHPKTLGKLPTLPARLNGQHSPSPPEVERCTYPFYPGTKLTPISMYSLKSSHFNSAVMHLDYYCNKNNWAPPEYYLYSTTSQDGKVLLVYKIVIPAIANGSQSYFMPDKLCTTLEDAKELAAQFTLLHLDYNFRRSSINSLSPVSATLSSGTPSVPLYTSRPYSYPSYPLSATISLANGSHVGQRLYVSNQASFF
- the RBM46 gene encoding putative RNA-binding protein 46 isoform X2, which produces MNEENTDGTNGCSKVRTGTQNEAALLALMEKTGYNMVQENGQRKFGGPPPGWEGPPPPRGCEVFVGKIPRDMYEDELVPVFERAGKIYEFRLMMEFSGENRGYAFVMYTTKEEAQLAIRILNNYEIRPGKFIGVCVSLDNCRLFIGAIPKEKKKEEILDEMKKVTEGVVDVIVYPSAIDKTKNRGFAFVEYESHRAAAMARRKLIPGTFQLWGHTIQVDWADPEKEVDEETMQRVKVLYVRNLMISTTEETIKAEFNKFKPGAVERVKKLRDYAFVHFFNREDAVAAMSVMNGKFIDGASIEVTLAKPVNKENTWRQHLNGQISPSSENLIVFANKEESHPKTLGKLPTLPARLNGQHSPSPPEVERCTYPFYPGTKLTPISMYSLKSSHFNSAVMHLDYYCNKNNWAPPEYYLYSTTSQDGKVLLVYKIVIPAIANGSQSYFMPDKLCTTLEDAKELAAQFTLLHLDREHNLFSLDLCRRIWRK